The Gemmata palustris genome includes a region encoding these proteins:
- a CDS encoding hybrid sensor histidine kinase/response regulator — MIPSTVLVVEDERIIALCIETQLKELGYVVAGSVATGEDAVRKALELRPDVILMDINLGAGIDGVEAAGLIRKQLDVPIVFLTANSDGPTLQRAKLTDPFGYVLKPYEDNDLRTAIEIGLYRHQMEWRLRENEQWLAATLGSIGDGVIATDARGRVRFLNGLAEHLTGWSQTDALGKPVHEVFQIVEEKSRRPVPNPVLEALAKGTPAKLPLDTVLIDRGGAERSIDDSASPIRDVTGTVSGAVLVFRDVTERKQLEGHLRQAQKMEAIGRLAGGIAHDFNNIMTVITGFSELLLADGVLSEPMRPAERMESLRNIHDAGMRAAALTQQIMAFSRKQVLVPCVLNLNAIFRDIGVMIKRLIGADIEFVTDLAPDLGHVKADPTQIGQVILNLAANARDAMPKGGRLVVTTRNTELDEATAHRHLDVEPGWYAMLSVRDTGFGMSDEVLAHVFDPFFTTKGVGEGTGLGLATVYGIIKQSRGHVEVSSSVGNGSTFRVYLPLVVEPATPPTTREQRLSAKGHETILLVEDEETVRLMTRMMLERSGYKVLEAPDGLEAVAVAEKHWPPIHLLITDLVMPHLSGREVAERLTALKRGLRVLFMSGYTEDTIVQQGVESAGIDFLHKPFSLSALTGKVREILDRP; from the coding sequence ATGATCCCGTCCACTGTCCTCGTCGTCGAAGACGAGAGGATCATCGCCCTGTGCATCGAGACGCAACTGAAGGAGCTGGGGTACGTGGTGGCGGGGTCGGTCGCGACCGGGGAGGACGCCGTCCGGAAGGCGCTCGAACTGCGGCCCGACGTGATCCTCATGGACATCAACCTGGGCGCCGGGATCGACGGGGTGGAGGCGGCGGGCCTGATCCGCAAGCAGCTGGACGTCCCGATCGTGTTCCTGACCGCGAACTCGGACGGCCCCACCCTCCAGCGGGCGAAGCTCACCGACCCGTTCGGGTACGTCCTGAAACCGTACGAGGACAACGACCTGCGGACGGCGATCGAGATCGGGCTGTACCGGCACCAGATGGAGTGGCGGCTGCGGGAGAACGAGCAGTGGCTCGCGGCCACCCTGGGCAGCATCGGCGATGGGGTCATCGCCACCGACGCGCGGGGCCGGGTCCGGTTCCTGAACGGGCTCGCCGAGCACCTGACCGGCTGGAGCCAGACGGACGCGCTCGGCAAGCCCGTGCACGAGGTCTTTCAGATCGTCGAGGAGAAGAGCCGCCGGCCGGTCCCGAACCCGGTCCTCGAAGCGCTCGCCAAAGGGACACCCGCCAAACTGCCCCTCGATACCGTACTGATCGACCGGGGCGGGGCGGAGCGCTCCATCGACGACAGCGCGTCCCCGATCCGGGACGTGACCGGGACCGTGTCCGGGGCGGTCCTGGTGTTCCGCGACGTCACCGAGCGCAAGCAGCTGGAGGGGCACCTGCGCCAGGCCCAGAAGATGGAGGCCATCGGGCGACTGGCGGGCGGGATCGCCCACGACTTCAACAACATTATGACCGTCATCACCGGGTTCAGCGAGCTGCTGCTCGCGGACGGTGTCCTCTCCGAACCCATGCGCCCCGCCGAGCGAATGGAGTCGTTACGGAACATTCACGACGCCGGGATGCGGGCCGCGGCCCTGACCCAGCAGATCATGGCGTTCAGCCGCAAGCAGGTTCTCGTCCCGTGCGTGCTGAACCTGAACGCGATCTTCCGAGACATCGGGGTGATGATCAAGCGGCTGATCGGGGCGGACATCGAGTTCGTCACCGACTTGGCCCCGGATCTCGGCCACGTGAAGGCCGACCCGACCCAAATCGGGCAGGTGATCCTGAACCTGGCGGCGAACGCCCGGGACGCCATGCCGAAGGGCGGGCGGCTGGTCGTCACCACGCGGAACACCGAGTTGGACGAGGCGACCGCCCACCGGCACCTCGACGTAGAACCGGGCTGGTACGCGATGCTGTCGGTACGCGACACCGGGTTCGGGATGTCGGACGAGGTCCTGGCGCACGTGTTCGATCCGTTCTTCACGACGAAGGGGGTCGGGGAGGGGACCGGGTTGGGCCTCGCCACGGTGTACGGGATCATCAAGCAGAGCCGCGGCCACGTCGAGGTATCGAGTTCGGTCGGGAACGGGTCCACGTTCCGGGTGTACCTGCCACTGGTCGTGGAGCCGGCAACGCCCCCGACCACACGGGAGCAGCGGCTGTCGGCGAAGGGGCACGAAACCATCCTGCTCGTCGAAGACGAGGAGACGGTGCGGCTGATGACCAGGATGATGCTCGAGCGGAGCGGGTACAAGGTGCTGGAGGCGCCGGACGGTCTGGAGGCGGTGGCGGTGGCCGAGAAGCACTGGCCCCCGATTCACCTGCTGATAACCGATCTGGTGATGCCGCACCTGTCGGGGCGCGAAGTGGCCGAGCGGCTGACGGCCCTCAAGCGGGGTCTGCGGGTGCTGTTCATGTCCGGTTACACCGAGGACACGATCGTGCAGCAGGGAGTAGAGTCGGCAGGGATCGACTTCTTGCACAAGCCGTTCAGCCTGAGCGCCTTAACGGGCAAGGTGCGGGAGATCCTGGACCGCCCGTGA
- a CDS encoding response regulator translates to MPEPTGAGTGARVRELAASYRGAICRRTDRMFAKLLVFQWVGMVVLATWVTPLTWAGADSRIHPHVWAAVFLGAVVVAFPVFLTLARPGRSNTRFVIAAAQMLSSGLLIHLNGGRLETHFHVFGSLAFLALYRDWRVLLIASSVTALDHIVRGAVWPESMYGATAGTDWRWVEHAGWVVFMDVFLGFACWWGNADLVRTAEREAELEAAQVTVERRVRERTAELWQTQEQFRRAFDDAATGMALVAPDGRFLRVNRTLCEIVGYPEAELLALTFQAITHPDDLKADEDQVLRLLTGAARAYQMEKRYFHKEGHAVWILLGVSLVPDAAGNPLHFVAQIQDITARKRAEAEHRAGQEQLRLFVHNTPAAVAMYDHQMRYLAYSRRWLTDYRLGEADLIGRSHYEVFPEVPERWKEIHQRCLNGIPEKCEADRFQRTDGTIDYLRWEVQPWRDAAGAVGGVLFFTEVITERVRQAAHARVQLTATLALTEAPTVVAGVVNLLHSACEELGWEAGEFWEPADDVCELRRTGEWHTSTAAGFSEASAGMAFAPGMGLPGRVWASARPEVIPDLAADPGFLRKEVAARAGLRTGFAFPVVTGGRVVGVFNFFGSRTVPPDPEDMVLMAGLAGQVAQCVERRRAEEESRRSRVQLMDAIESLDAGFVMFDPNECLVTCNTRYKEMYPAAAEFMVAGARYEDIIRRGCGAGLHLQSGLSVEGAVAGRLAAHRNPGLPSEQRIGKRFLRIDDRRTADGGVVSLRTDVTVLKAAQEAAEAASRSKSEFLANMSHEIRTPMNGILGMTDQILETPLTSDQRESVGLVKSSADALLALLNDILDFSKIEAGKLDLDPLPFSVRDMIGDTLKALASRAHTKGLELTWETHPNVPTVVLGDANRLRQVLTNLVGNAIKFTERGEVVVSCGRSAEPGDAVRLTFRVTDTGIGIPADKIKAVFDPFTQADGSTTRKYGGTGLGLSICQRLVELMGGRVGAESEPGKGSTFFFDASLEPTSAALQPVSGEPADLRGLPILIVDDNTTNRRVLAETVRHWGARPTCAASGPEGLDELRHAVANGTPFPLVLLDVMMPDMDGFTVAERIGRDPALAGAIILMLTSANGPGDAARCRDLGVAAYLVKPIKTNELNRVLAAALQRTGTEQCPLPEVASAPTGAAGMLPGRTLRILVAEDNPVNQRVIVGILGKYGHTITVTGDGRQALAAFAREAFDVVLMDVQMPEMDGFEATRAIRALEKGTGRHVPVVAMTAHAMKGDRELCLSKGMDDYVSKPLQRAEIARILALVTDRGQPVPVAIPDSPPAPEPSTAVFDRVSAVARMGGDEDLFAEIAGAFCEDAPRLLAELSRAVVGNDATTVRRAAHGLKGAAAHVGGEPCVAAAAALEKIGASSDLASAASALGLLIIEVSRLSTALVGRPEPHNVG, encoded by the coding sequence ATGCCAGAGCCCACGGGCGCGGGGACTGGGGCGCGGGTGCGGGAACTCGCCGCGTCTTATCGCGGCGCGATCTGCCGACGGACCGACCGGATGTTCGCCAAGTTACTCGTGTTCCAGTGGGTGGGGATGGTCGTTCTCGCGACGTGGGTCACCCCGCTCACGTGGGCCGGGGCCGACAGCCGGATTCACCCGCACGTCTGGGCCGCCGTCTTCCTCGGCGCCGTCGTGGTGGCATTCCCGGTGTTCCTCACGCTGGCCCGCCCGGGTCGATCAAATACCCGGTTCGTGATCGCCGCGGCTCAGATGCTCTCTTCAGGATTGCTGATCCACCTCAACGGAGGTCGGCTCGAGACGCACTTCCACGTGTTCGGCTCGCTCGCCTTCCTGGCACTGTACCGCGACTGGCGGGTGCTTTTGATCGCGTCGTCGGTAACGGCGCTCGATCACATCGTGCGAGGGGCGGTGTGGCCCGAGTCGATGTACGGCGCGACCGCCGGAACCGACTGGCGCTGGGTGGAACACGCCGGCTGGGTGGTGTTTATGGACGTGTTCCTCGGGTTCGCGTGCTGGTGGGGGAATGCGGATCTGGTCAGAACCGCCGAGCGCGAGGCGGAGTTGGAGGCCGCACAGGTCACGGTCGAAAGGCGCGTCCGTGAGCGGACCGCGGAACTGTGGCAGACCCAGGAGCAGTTCCGCCGGGCGTTCGACGACGCCGCAACGGGCATGGCACTCGTCGCACCGGACGGACGGTTCCTGCGGGTGAACCGTACCCTCTGCGAAATCGTCGGCTACCCCGAGGCCGAGCTTCTCGCCCTCACGTTCCAGGCGATCACCCACCCCGATGATCTGAAAGCCGACGAGGATCAGGTTCTCCGGCTCCTGACCGGAGCGGCGCGGGCCTACCAGATGGAGAAGCGTTACTTCCACAAGGAGGGACACGCGGTCTGGATCCTGCTCGGGGTCTCCCTTGTCCCGGACGCGGCCGGGAACCCGCTCCACTTCGTCGCCCAGATTCAGGACATTACGGCACGGAAACGGGCCGAGGCCGAGCACCGTGCCGGCCAGGAACAGCTCCGGCTGTTCGTCCACAACACCCCGGCCGCGGTCGCCATGTACGACCACCAGATGCGGTACCTGGCATACAGCCGCCGGTGGCTAACGGACTACCGTCTCGGAGAGGCGGACTTGATCGGGCGGTCACACTATGAGGTCTTCCCCGAGGTCCCGGAACGGTGGAAAGAGATCCACCAGCGGTGCCTCAATGGCATACCGGAGAAGTGCGAGGCGGACCGGTTCCAGCGGACCGATGGGACGATCGACTACCTCCGGTGGGAGGTCCAACCGTGGCGCGACGCAGCCGGCGCGGTGGGAGGGGTGCTATTCTTCACCGAAGTTATCACGGAGCGCGTCCGGCAAGCCGCGCATGCCCGGGTGCAGCTTACCGCCACTCTCGCCCTGACTGAGGCCCCGACAGTCGTTGCCGGAGTCGTGAACCTGCTCCATTCAGCGTGCGAGGAACTCGGCTGGGAGGCTGGTGAATTCTGGGAGCCCGCGGACGATGTGTGCGAGCTGCGACGCACCGGCGAGTGGCACACCTCGACCGCGGCCGGGTTCTCGGAAGCGAGCGCCGGGATGGCATTCGCTCCCGGCATGGGGCTCCCGGGCCGGGTGTGGGCGAGCGCCCGGCCCGAGGTCATCCCCGACCTGGCAGCCGATCCCGGCTTCCTCCGTAAGGAAGTTGCGGCCCGGGCCGGGCTCCGCACCGGGTTCGCATTCCCCGTCGTAACAGGCGGCCGGGTTGTGGGGGTATTCAATTTCTTCGGCTCCCGGACCGTGCCGCCCGATCCTGAAGACATGGTGCTCATGGCGGGATTAGCCGGGCAGGTGGCGCAATGCGTCGAGCGCCGGCGGGCCGAGGAGGAATCGCGCCGGAGTCGGGTCCAATTGATGGATGCGATCGAGAGCCTGGACGCCGGATTCGTCATGTTCGACCCGAACGAGTGCCTGGTGACCTGCAACACCCGGTACAAGGAGATGTATCCGGCCGCAGCCGAGTTCATGGTCGCCGGCGCTCGGTACGAAGACATTATCCGGCGCGGGTGCGGGGCCGGCCTTCACCTCCAGAGCGGGTTGTCGGTCGAAGGTGCCGTAGCCGGGCGATTAGCCGCGCACCGCAACCCCGGGCTGCCGAGCGAACAGCGGATCGGTAAGCGGTTCTTGCGGATCGACGACCGCCGGACGGCCGACGGTGGGGTCGTATCACTGCGGACCGATGTCACTGTCCTCAAGGCCGCCCAGGAGGCGGCCGAGGCGGCGAGCCGGTCCAAGAGCGAGTTCCTGGCCAACATGAGCCACGAGATCCGTACCCCGATGAACGGTATCCTCGGGATGACGGACCAGATCCTCGAAACGCCCCTCACGTCCGATCAGAGGGAATCCGTCGGATTGGTGAAGTCGTCCGCCGACGCGCTCCTCGCGCTCCTCAACGACATCCTCGATTTCTCCAAGATCGAGGCCGGGAAGCTGGACCTGGACCCGCTCCCGTTCTCGGTTCGGGACATGATCGGCGATACGCTTAAGGCCCTCGCATCTCGGGCACACACGAAGGGATTGGAGCTGACGTGGGAAACGCATCCGAACGTCCCCACAGTAGTCCTCGGTGACGCCAACCGACTGCGGCAGGTACTCACCAATCTGGTAGGAAACGCGATCAAGTTTACCGAGCGCGGCGAAGTCGTTGTCTCGTGCGGACGGAGCGCCGAACCGGGTGACGCCGTGCGGCTCACGTTCCGTGTAACAGATACGGGGATCGGGATCCCGGCGGACAAGATCAAAGCCGTGTTCGATCCCTTCACTCAGGCCGACGGGAGCACCACGCGAAAGTACGGCGGCACCGGTCTGGGGCTCAGTATCTGTCAACGGCTAGTCGAACTGATGGGGGGCCGGGTCGGCGCCGAGAGCGAGCCGGGCAAGGGTAGCACGTTCTTCTTCGATGCTTCACTGGAGCCGACCTCCGCGGCGCTGCAACCGGTGTCCGGGGAACCCGCCGACCTGCGCGGGCTGCCGATCCTGATCGTGGACGACAATACGACTAACCGCCGAGTCCTGGCCGAGACGGTCCGGCACTGGGGCGCCCGACCCACGTGTGCGGCCAGTGGCCCGGAGGGATTGGACGAGTTGCGGCACGCGGTCGCAAACGGCACCCCGTTCCCGCTCGTCCTGCTAGACGTCATGATGCCGGACATGGACGGATTCACGGTCGCCGAGCGGATCGGGCGCGACCCAGCACTGGCTGGGGCAATAATACTCATGCTCACCTCCGCCAACGGGCCGGGGGACGCGGCTCGGTGCCGCGACCTCGGGGTGGCCGCGTACCTGGTCAAACCGATCAAGACGAACGAACTAAATCGCGTCCTCGCGGCCGCGCTCCAACGAACCGGTACAGAACAGTGCCCTCTGCCAGAAGTCGCATCAGCACCGACGGGCGCGGCTGGTATGCTGCCGGGCCGAACGCTGCGCATCCTGGTGGCCGAGGACAACCCGGTGAACCAGCGCGTCATCGTCGGCATCCTGGGAAAATATGGTCACACCATCACCGTAACGGGGGACGGGCGCCAGGCGCTCGCGGCGTTCGCTCGCGAGGCGTTCGATGTGGTGCTCATGGACGTCCAGATGCCGGAGATGGACGGTTTCGAGGCGACCCGAGCGATTCGGGCGCTGGAGAAAGGAACCGGGCGCCACGTTCCGGTGGTGGCTATGACAGCACACGCCATGAAGGGCGATCGAGAGCTGTGTCTATCGAAGGGGATGGACGATTACGTGAGCAAGCCACTACAGCGGGCCGAGATCGCCCGGATACTGGCGCTGGTCACCGACAGGGGGCAACCTGTTCCCGTCGCCATTCCCGATTCGCCCCCGGCGCCCGAGCCCTCGACGGCGGTGTTCGACCGCGTGTCCGCCGTCGCGCGAATGGGTGGCGACGAAGACCTCTTCGCCGAGATTGCTGGGGCCTTCTGCGAAGACGCACCGAGGTTGCTGGCCGAGTTGAGCCGGGCGGTCGTTGGGAACGATGCCACGACCGTTCGCCGAGCCGCGCACGGGCTGAAGGGCGCCGCTGCCCACGTCGGTGGAGAGCCATGTGTAGCGGCCGCCGCTGCCCTTGAAAAAATCGGCGCCTCGAGCGACCTGGCCAGCGCTGCCAGTGCACTGGGCTTACTGATCATTGAAGTGAGTCGACTTTCGACCGCCCTCGTCGGGCGACCCGAACCGCACAACGTGGGCTGA
- a CDS encoding response regulator: MDATDVTILVVDDMVVDRLFIRRLVEKHDGWRVVLAADGVEALAAIARSAPAAVLTDLQMPNMDGLALVEQVRQRFPRVPVVLMTGHGSEEIAIAALRAGAVSYVPKCNLNRDLFSTLEQVLAASQTDDQRTRVLGALTERSSRYVIENDPVLVSPLVQVLREEMVAFGLCDATGATRAGIALEEAVLNAIYHGNLGVNSDLKLAGDGSFERTAAERRSVAPYRDRRASVSSHVTPNGATFVVADEGPGFDVSSLPDPTDPANLERPSGRGILFMRTFMNDVHYNTAGNQVTLVKLRETVLQP, from the coding sequence GTGGACGCCACTGACGTCACCATCCTTGTCGTCGATGACATGGTCGTGGACCGGCTCTTTATCCGCCGTCTCGTTGAGAAGCACGACGGCTGGCGCGTCGTGCTGGCCGCGGACGGGGTCGAAGCACTTGCGGCCATCGCCCGGTCGGCCCCGGCCGCGGTCCTCACCGACCTTCAGATGCCCAACATGGACGGGTTGGCTCTCGTCGAACAGGTCCGTCAGCGGTTCCCCCGTGTACCGGTGGTCCTGATGACCGGGCACGGGAGCGAAGAGATCGCGATCGCGGCCCTGCGCGCCGGGGCGGTGAGTTACGTACCCAAGTGCAATCTGAATAGGGACTTGTTCTCGACGCTCGAGCAGGTTTTGGCCGCGTCGCAGACAGACGACCAACGGACCCGTGTGCTCGGCGCCCTCACCGAGCGGTCATCGCGGTACGTGATTGAAAACGATCCCGTGCTTGTTTCCCCGCTAGTGCAGGTCTTACGCGAGGAAATGGTCGCCTTCGGGCTGTGCGACGCGACCGGGGCGACGCGCGCGGGGATCGCCCTCGAAGAAGCCGTTCTGAATGCGATCTATCACGGTAATTTGGGTGTGAATTCGGACCTCAAGCTCGCGGGCGACGGGTCGTTTGAACGGACAGCCGCCGAGCGCCGCAGTGTCGCCCCGTACCGTGACCGGCGCGCGAGTGTGAGCAGTCACGTGACTCCCAACGGGGCGACTTTTGTCGTTGCCGACGAGGGTCCGGGGTTCGATGTCAGCTCCCTTCCAGATCCGACCGACCCGGCCAACTTGGAGCGCCCCAGCGGTCGCGGTATCTTGTTCATGCGCACCTTCATGAACGACGTACACTACAACACGGCCGGCAACCAGGTAACGCTCGTGAAACTGCGAGAGACGGTCCTACAGCCATAG
- a CDS encoding response regulator, protein MNEITIEILLVEDNPNDEMLALHAFKKHNFANKIHVARDGAEALEFIFCTGAYADRHFENPRVILLDKKLPLVDGLEVLRQIRADPRTRMVPVVMLTSSAEDRDIIESYKLGVNSYIVKPVDFEQFSETARQLGYYWLLINRQPTE, encoded by the coding sequence ATGAACGAGATCACCATCGAAATTCTGTTGGTCGAGGACAATCCCAACGACGAGATGCTGGCGCTGCACGCGTTTAAGAAGCACAACTTCGCCAACAAGATTCACGTGGCGCGCGACGGGGCGGAGGCGCTGGAGTTCATCTTCTGCACCGGCGCCTACGCCGACCGTCACTTCGAGAACCCCCGGGTGATTCTGCTCGATAAGAAATTGCCGCTGGTGGACGGCCTGGAGGTGCTGCGCCAGATCCGGGCGGACCCGCGCACGCGGATGGTCCCCGTGGTGATGCTCACGTCCTCGGCCGAGGACCGCGACATCATCGAGAGCTACAAGCTGGGCGTCAACAGTTACATCGTCAAGCCCGTGGACTTCGAGCAGTTCAGCGAGACCGCCCGACAACTGGGCTACTACTGGCTGCTCATCAACCGGCAGCCGACCGAGTGA
- a CDS encoding response regulator → MTTPLRLLILEDNPADFELVLHTLRLAGYDPIADRVETEQDYRDHLDPTPEIILADFSLPEFDSLRALEIMQERKLDIPFIIVSGTIGEDRAVQVMQRGATDYIIKDRLARLGPAVNRALAGWRLKEEKRAAEQMAVRLAAIVETSGEAIVAKTLDGVITSWNPAAEKLYGYPAQEIIGRNVSVLFPDRRRQSDPPEDLRDNALRLRAGEHITDFETVRVRKDGCRIEVRQSISPIREGNGPVTGASTIAHDITQRKRSERFLWAEQAVTDILTGATGLEESGSRVLQTIAECLRWEVAILWTVDRKADVLNRLHIWHSTWAEPRFIEALSRKTVLEPGAGVAGRTWETGRPVWEAGIRFDGPPAGHPAVTFDGLRGGFGLPMRQGADTVGVIEFYSPELREPDAPLLATLDKIASQISQFCERRRTEGELRASEERTRSSLREKEVLLKEIHHRVKNNLQIVSALLDLQSRQTTDAAAVEMFRESRGRVRSMALIHERLYRAQDLARVDFAEYTRQLASDLFRTYKVTGAVRLELDVDIPSLTIDIAIPCGLVLNELISNCLKHAFTSTAAGCIRVSLRRDGGANVLTVADDGTGFPAGTDFRNATSFGLQLVNTLVDQLDGESAMTADRGTTFTVRFPKSASRGPGGVRT, encoded by the coding sequence ATGACCACGCCGCTCCGCCTCCTGATTCTGGAAGACAACCCCGCCGACTTCGAGTTGGTGCTGCACACGCTGCGCCTCGCCGGCTACGATCCGATCGCCGACCGCGTGGAGACCGAGCAGGATTATCGGGACCACCTGGACCCAACTCCCGAGATCATTCTCGCCGATTTCTCCCTGCCGGAGTTCGACTCGTTGCGCGCCCTGGAGATCATGCAAGAGCGCAAGTTGGACATCCCCTTCATCATCGTTTCGGGCACCATCGGCGAGGACCGCGCGGTACAGGTCATGCAGCGCGGCGCGACCGATTACATCATCAAAGATCGGCTCGCCCGCCTGGGGCCGGCCGTCAATCGCGCGCTGGCCGGCTGGCGGCTCAAGGAGGAGAAGCGGGCGGCGGAGCAGATGGCCGTCCGATTGGCGGCCATCGTCGAAACGTCCGGCGAGGCGATCGTTGCCAAGACCCTCGACGGCGTTATTACCAGTTGGAACCCCGCGGCCGAAAAGCTGTACGGGTACCCGGCGCAGGAAATCATCGGTCGGAACGTCTCCGTTCTCTTCCCCGACCGCCGCCGCCAATCCGACCCCCCCGAAGACCTCCGGGACAATGCCCTCCGGCTGCGGGCGGGTGAACACATCACCGACTTCGAGACGGTGCGCGTTCGGAAGGACGGGTGCCGGATCGAGGTCCGCCAGAGCATTTCCCCCATCCGCGAGGGGAACGGGCCCGTGACCGGGGCATCGACGATCGCGCACGACATCACCCAGCGGAAGCGGTCCGAGCGCTTTCTGTGGGCGGAGCAGGCGGTCACCGACATCCTGACCGGGGCTACCGGTTTGGAAGAGTCCGGCTCGCGGGTGCTGCAGACGATCGCGGAGTGCCTGCGCTGGGAGGTCGCCATTCTCTGGACGGTCGACCGAAAGGCCGACGTCCTGAACCGGCTCCACATCTGGCACTCCACCTGGGCCGAGCCGCGGTTCATTGAGGCGCTGAGCCGGAAGACGGTTCTCGAACCCGGTGCGGGCGTCGCCGGGCGCACCTGGGAGACGGGCCGGCCCGTTTGGGAAGCCGGCATCCGGTTCGACGGCCCGCCCGCGGGGCACCCGGCGGTGACGTTCGACGGGTTGCGCGGCGGCTTCGGGCTGCCGATGCGCCAGGGCGCGGACACGGTGGGGGTCATCGAGTTCTACAGCCCCGAGCTCCGCGAGCCGGACGCGCCCCTGCTCGCGACCCTCGACAAAATCGCGAGCCAGATCAGCCAGTTCTGCGAGCGCCGGCGGACCGAGGGCGAACTGCGCGCGAGTGAAGAGCGAACGCGCAGCTCGCTCCGGGAGAAGGAGGTGCTGTTGAAGGAGATCCACCACCGGGTCAAGAACAACTTGCAGATCGTGTCCGCCCTGCTCGACCTCCAGTCGCGCCAGACGACGGACGCGGCGGCGGTGGAGATGTTCCGGGAGAGCCGGGGGCGGGTCCGGTCGATGGCCCTGATCCACGAGCGCCTGTACCGCGCGCAGGACCTGGCCCGGGTGGACTTCGCCGAGTACACCCGGCAACTCGCCAGCGACCTGTTCCGCACCTACAAGGTGACGGGCGCCGTCCGGTTGGAACTCGACGTGGACATCCCGTCGCTGACCATCGACATCGCCATCCCGTGCGGGCTGGTCCTGAACGAGTTGATCTCGAACTGTCTCAAGCACGCGTTCACGAGCACCGCGGCGGGGTGCATCCGGGTGTCCCTGCGCCGGGACGGCGGGGCCAACGTCCTGACCGTGGCCGACGACGGCACGGGGTTCCCGGCCGGCACGGACTTCCGCAACGCCACGTCCTTCGGGCTGCAGTTGGTGAACACCCTCGTCGATCAACTCGACGGCGAGAGCGCCATGACCGCCGACCGGGGGACCACGTTTACGGTCCGGTTTCCCAAATCCGCGAGCCGCGGCCCCGGAGGAGTACGCACATGA